One part of the Alistipes onderdonkii genome encodes these proteins:
- a CDS encoding DUF4493 domain-containing protein — MKTFTKFLTMLAVAALFATGCVNEEPPYKEDPNPEPAGMTGYLSIGNLSMTVVYDETEIRPDDTSDETQAARTASGTRATAPDVDSFIVEILDADNAQVLEMTYAELKEQLKTPMELKVGAYRMEVRSEDTMPGVDWEHPVYGATSDFTITKAQTTSPEEVVCTLQNIKVSVEYSSELADMLADTSKATVSLGDTSLDFLKTATRAAYFKPQALENTLDFVFDGTFADTDVPAKFSKQITGVKAGQWRKVSVVIGYADKGNILFSVKVDNSILQDNKFVVDGTENLGEELLEDPNAPALTWPGHDMTQPFTLTDAMFDAEGNCIEPFAFDLSSPNGIESLQVTVGSTNSQFLASMSAIQLPQTFDLCALDASSAAGIILKGFGYPVGSELKGQTAKSFNIAGQIRALYEFDGTHTFAFTMTDAKNVSSEAVLTLVVDKSSGQTGPRITWRGYDIDQQYEVQKDMVIDIDIEADKGIKSFFVTIDSETLRPLLPVINLPEKFDICDIPDELVEVLHGEFGFPINEQVKNQTSVTFSITKFVEILLEIPGEHNFVLDVTDNDNVLTHKTVKLIVH; from the coding sequence ATGAAAACATTTACCAAATTTCTTACGATGTTAGCGGTTGCGGCACTCTTCGCGACCGGCTGTGTAAACGAAGAGCCCCCGTACAAGGAGGATCCGAACCCCGAGCCCGCCGGGATGACCGGCTATCTGTCGATCGGCAACCTCTCGATGACAGTCGTCTACGACGAAACCGAAATCCGTCCCGACGACACGTCGGACGAGACGCAGGCCGCACGCACCGCATCCGGGACGCGCGCTACGGCTCCCGACGTGGACAGCTTTATCGTGGAGATCCTCGACGCCGACAACGCGCAGGTACTCGAAATGACCTATGCCGAGCTGAAGGAGCAGCTCAAGACGCCGATGGAACTGAAGGTGGGCGCCTACCGCATGGAAGTCCGCTCGGAAGACACGATGCCCGGCGTGGACTGGGAACACCCCGTCTACGGTGCGACGAGCGACTTTACGATCACCAAGGCACAGACGACCTCGCCCGAAGAGGTGGTCTGCACCCTGCAGAACATCAAAGTCTCGGTGGAATATTCGTCCGAGCTGGCCGATATGCTGGCCGACACCAGCAAGGCCACCGTATCGCTGGGCGACACCAGCCTGGATTTCCTCAAAACCGCAACCCGGGCGGCCTATTTCAAACCGCAGGCACTGGAAAACACCCTGGACTTCGTATTCGACGGCACTTTCGCCGACACCGATGTCCCCGCTAAATTCAGCAAGCAGATCACCGGGGTCAAGGCCGGGCAATGGCGCAAGGTTTCGGTCGTAATCGGCTACGCCGACAAGGGCAACATCCTCTTCTCGGTCAAAGTCGACAACAGCATCCTCCAGGACAACAAGTTCGTCGTCGACGGTACGGAAAACCTCGGGGAAGAGCTCCTCGAAGACCCCAACGCCCCGGCACTCACCTGGCCCGGGCACGACATGACGCAGCCCTTCACGCTAACCGACGCCATGTTCGACGCGGAAGGGAACTGCATCGAACCGTTCGCATTCGACCTCTCCTCGCCCAACGGCATCGAATCGCTGCAAGTGACCGTCGGCTCCACCAACAGCCAGTTCCTGGCGTCGATGTCCGCCATCCAGTTGCCCCAAACATTCGACCTCTGCGCCCTCGACGCATCTTCGGCGGCAGGGATTATCCTCAAGGGCTTCGGCTACCCCGTAGGCAGCGAACTCAAAGGACAGACGGCCAAGAGTTTCAACATCGCAGGGCAGATCAGGGCGCTCTATGAATTCGACGGTACGCACACCTTCGCCTTCACGATGACCGATGCAAAAAACGTCTCGTCCGAAGCCGTACTGACGCTCGTAGTCGATAAAAGCTCGGGGCAGACGGGCCCCCGGATCACGTGGCGCGGCTACGACATCGACCAGCAATACGAAGTGCAGAAGGACATGGTGATCGACATCGACATCGAGGCCGACAAAGGCATCAAGTCGTTCTTCGTGACGATCGACTCCGAAACGCTCAGGCCGCTGCTGCCGGTGATCAACCTGCCGGAGAAATTCGACATCTGCGACATCCCCGACGAACTGGTCGAAGTCCTGCACGGCGAATTCGGGTTCCCGATCAACGAGCAGGTAAAGAACCAGACGTCGGTGACCTTCTCGATCACCAAATTCGTCGAGATACTGCTGGAAATCCCGGGCGAGCATAATTTCGTCCTCGACGTGACGGACAACGATAATGTACTGACACACAAGACTGTCAAACTCATCGTCCACTAA